A genomic window from Osmia bicornis bicornis chromosome 6, iOsmBic2.1, whole genome shotgun sequence includes:
- the LOC114874647 gene encoding E3 ubiquitin-protein ligase lubel isoform X8: MNNPGAEKWRPMAISNPSTRLRMARSMPHWVLAQQQKETEQHQQRRPPTPPKIPPPSLSGDCGDPDYEIIEFPTRPQPLKSSTPNVGKCALCGTENVFARCDICNGNYCEACDDMNHKHPKRKGHVRRRILTEFATKTRPPLPPKGENLSSPPPIPPPRRNRKNAQAKSTQNQGSTNLSLIERVGSLKRNLPNTGRPLSATLDAKTVSKSMHAVNSPSTDGSTSGTGTDKMSTLQERYRKYQEAMRAQDANRRRHTSSDISRDALNARPVSLGSPKLPPPVPPPPPPRSMMQSASVCDLSSPQMWNSGMHQTQSMAHLGPGGVPLMWYPPNPPWDMTMGGSTMSLNHPAMWAYPMGYPPSQMLPPHYPGSLSRAHSPARSLKSSRRSRAASPSPSMKSRKSLASRSRSRRSQGSPSDASSEDSGESDFDDRLSRSSRSRRGSVSRSVRQRSYHEDEVPRNLLPRSRRERLMSEERMTSTEDQWSEGHSSKRYPPLQNTTNSRRRYDQDERRLSKLDSRLDRVPNGSYRRRRSTDEESSDRRSTLPARSSRVTSSSDDHFEKAEISARRNEDDVPVKRASSVRRDVRLDDFERSSRRDSRRSSIDSDTQTPRKTTSRDVSSRRNREAENNDELVPRPSSRNQRSRDPSRDRETPSKREPSLRRDVSVDEIDKSPAKRASDNQSSRKTPSRESVPRRIPQSDDKQTSRPGSRNQEEIRGKRVEESPPEKRETIEDRSKSPKNVSERIAMEIPKEEWACEHCTFINDVNDRVCVVCCKTKSSALPPSNPENFEDVPSASEPPKSESATTSSNVSNPSSDLEKRTSLLKISNSEESGDSGSAKNKDTQENPLVECSSVTKNESTVGTSSVPESTDNVDIANDRRTSQRPMLEKISKTHSVSTGTSPPPQSISTQTYDYLPVRGSAAFVRAASASKGLLYYEDSDAENDTERLFQEQSRFANSPELYPHTIQEQYLQQLIAAPSRDRTRRNSIDSTHLYYRSRESSQPRFLEAGPSSQTVSTLTRQGLEIVELLREAERHGYSTDDVQVALSQGSSNPIDWLKTQWPHLVETVQVLATTQGKELKENNVGVLSAAEAKEALRLTKGDVWNAVAIAIQRRQLKCEEIMKKGNFAMPEVVKALENNAGAEDAALFELQKNQLKPFLMRIWGPPVGVENDEAAPREDAAGAVGGGEGVSEQVSNVSDSEARKQVISPIVENFVALQADFQKQLAALRQLTDNWQLDKDPLNTLGNKPDNLYESNADHRILINPNLVPRAAQHLDLAETVHVQTLENEQSKRPLENEIETPMINNDVIVEKANEPVDIKDSIQNNNLKEREILISDKDENDPLIKNETSVVKKADQIIQNDNSLRNLNEKETVEIILVSDKQKEVENETVVEEINVQKSVAENLLQENSNDKTAKVNSVTNNERKETENLKEKENSEEKPVSGSSVRKDKSNVEFKANDVVSKVSVGSVDVEVDEREDKESLGSRVKENETMSRKSSDPLESSVQVDKAAPSRLKEDETSQKVSDPQQRTLDANKDSSSSSIPLQSNMAENSSENQQSDLTNQQDKSQQNIINVSKSSSETPNVDESTNKSNKVENDPVMQQNSEQLIIDNANEESSQKSSETQVASVEALISAVKSLPEQLLGPFISAMQMLSPKRLNIEPVQISTETVENKIEEKEIVTKEGGAEITVEPATTAEDIEKLRDLERRIARRLLAEGKASNYDEAEVAASLLALKFGDVEALQAAKECSSVESALAFLQQECELCTGRFAMSQMVSMLKCVHRCCNECAKNYFTIQISDRNITDAVCPFCKEPNLKDANEDEVLEYFSNLDIQLKTLLDPPIHELFQRKLRDRTLMQDPNFKWCIQCSSGFYADPDQKRLICPDCRSVTCAQCRRPWEKQHQGITCEQFAAWKDQNDPDNQAAGLAKHLADNGIDCPKCKFRYSLSRGGCMHFTCSQCKYEFCCGCGKAFMMGAKCSVSPYCAKLGLHAHHPRNCLFYLRDKEPAQLQQLLKDNGIEYDTDGPAGERKCKVQLQKETPTGVVDAICNSDVVEGHAGLCRIHYIEYLVRLIRQTQLEPLSLLNIDDLETCVRRAGIKLPSNWQHYIEYLAGLVLKGKLDPVAIFDLNDAKQELRRRGKVPPAKDQEMSERDYLEACIQVVRKEIPLE, encoded by the exons ATGAAT AACCCGGGAGCTGAAAAATGGCGCCCGATGGCCATCTCGAACCCATCGACCCGTTTGCGCATGGCAAGGTCCATGCCCCATTGGGTACTG GCGCAGCAGCAGAAGGAAACGGAACAACATCAGCAACGACGACCACCGACCCCACCGAAGATACCGCCACCCTCGCTCTCCGGAGACTGTGGTGACCCGGACTACGAGATCATCGAATTTCCCACCCGACCGCAACCTCTAAAGTCCTCGACACCGAACGTCGGCAAGTGTGCATTATGCGGCACGGAGAACGTGTTCGCACGTTGCGACATCTGCAACGGCAATTACTGCGAGGCCTGCGACGACATGAACCATAAGCACCCAAAGAGAAAAGGCCACGTACGAAGAAGAATCCTGACGGAATTCGCGACGAAAACGCGACCGCCTTTGCCACCGAAAGGGGAGAACCTGTCGAGTCCACCACCGATCCCTCCGCCCAGACGAAATCGCAAGAACGCTCAG GCTAAATCGACGCAAAACCAGGGATCCACGAATCTCTCCTTGATCGAGAGGGTCGGCAGTTTGAAGCGAAATCTACCGAATACCGGCCGGCCACTCTCGGCTACCTTAGACGCGAAAACCGTGTCGAAATCCATGCACGCCGTCAACTCACCCTCTACCGATGGATCTACATCGGGAACAGGCACCGACAAGATGTCTACTCTTCAG GAGAGGTACAGAAAATACCAAGAAGCGATGAGAGCTCAGGACGCGAACAGAAGAAGACACACTTCATCCGACATTTCAAGAGACGCGTTGAACGCAAGGCCAGTTAGCTTAGGCAGCCCGAAACTGCCGCCTCCGGTTCCACCTCCGCCCCCGCCTAGATCTATGATGCAGTCGGCCAGCGTTTGCGATTTATCCTCGCCTCAAATGTGGAATTCTGGAATGCATCAG ACTCAATCGATGGCTCATCTGGGCCCAGGAGGCGTGCCCCTAATGTGGTACCCACCGAATCCCCCATGGGACATGACCATGGGTGGTTCGACGATGAGTTTGAACCACCCAGCAATGTGGGCATATCCCATGGGATATCCTCCGTCGCAAATGCTTCCACCACATTATCCAGGCTCTTTGTCGAGAGCGCACAGTCCCGCGAGAAGCTTAAAATCCAGCAGAAGATCCAGGGCTGCCTCGCCCTCGCCCAGTATGAAATCCAGGAAATCGTTAGCCTCGAGATCGCGATCCAGAAGATCGCAAGGATCGCCTTCCGACGCGAGCTCCGAGGATTCCGGCGAATCGGACTTCGACGACAGGCTTTCGCGCAGCTCGAGAAGCAGACGGGGAAGCGTGTCCAGAAGCGTCAGACAGAGGAGCTATCACGAGGACGAGGTTCCTAGGAATTTATTACCCAGGAGTCGTCGCGA GCGCCTAATGTCAGAAGAGAGGATGACGAGCACCGAGGATCAATGGTCCGAGGGTCACTCCAGCAAACGGTACCCACCGCTGCAAAACACCACCAATTCTCGTCGACGTTACGACCAAGACGAACGGAGACTCTCGAAACTAGATTCGCGATTGGATCGCGTTCCAAACGGTAGCTATCGTCGAAGACGAAGCACCGACGAGGAGTCGTCGGATCGAAGGTCCACCTTACCGGCTCGATCGTCCAGGGTCACCAGCTCCTCCGACGATCATTTCGAGAAGGCAGAAATATCCGCTCGACGGAATGAAGACGATGTCCCGGTGAAAAGAGCCTCCTCTGTTCGAAGGGACGTAAGATTGGACGACTTTGAGAGATCCTCTCGCCGAGATTCCCGAAGATCCTCCATCGACAGCGACACGCAGACCCCCAGGAAGACTACCTCGCGAGACGTGTCCTCCAGAAGAAACCGGGAAGCAGAAAATAATGACGAGCTCGTGCCTCGTCCTTCCTCGAGAAATCAAAGAAGCCGCGATCCGTCCCGAGATCGGGAGACACCTTCGAAAAGAGAACCCTCCTTGAGAAGAGACGTTTCCGTCGATGAAATTGATAAATCTCCCGCCAAACGAGCTTCTGATAATCAGAGCAGCAGGAAAACACCGTCTCGCGAGTCTGTCCCTAGGAGAATTCCTCAGAGCGATGATAAACAGACATCGAGACCCGGTAGCAGAAATCAAGAAGAGATACGGGGAAAAAGGGTCGAAGAAAGTCCTCCGGAGAAACGCGAAACGATAGAGGATCGTTCGAAGTCACCGAAAAATGTCAGCGAGAGGATCGCGATGGAGATACCGAAAGAGGAATGGGCCTGCGAGCATTGCACCTTCATAAACGACGTGAACGATCGCGTTTGCGTGGTTTGTTGCAAAACCAAGAGCAGTGCGCTACCACCGAGTAACCCCGAAAATTTCGAGGATGTCCCAAGCGCAAGCGAACCTCCTAAAAGCGAGTCAGCGACCACGTCCAGCAACGTGAGCAATCCGAGTTCCGATTTGGAAAAACGAACGAGCTTACTAAAAATTTCGAACAGCGAGGAAAGTGGAGATAGCGGTTCCGCAAAGAACAAAG ATACGCAAGAAAATCCTCTCGTTGAATGCTCTTCGGTAACGAAAAATGAGTCCACAGTAGGAACGAGCAGTGTACCAGAGTCTACCGATAACGTTGATATTGCGAACGATAGAAGAACAAGTCAACGACCGATGCttgaaaaaatttccaaaaccCATTCGGTTTCCACCGGAACCTCGCCGCCGCCTCAGAGCATCTCCACTCAA ACGTACGACTATCTTCCAGTGAGAGGAAGCGCAGCTTTCGTAAGAGCTGCATCCGCCTCGAAGGGATTATTGTATTATGAGGACAGCGACGCAGAG aacgATACGGAGCGTCTGTTCCAGGAACAAAGCAGATTCGCGAACAGTCCAGAGCTCTATCCTCACACGATTCAGGAACAATATCTTCAGCAACTGATCGCCGCTCCTAGCAGGGACCGTACGCGACGAAACTCCATCGACTCGACCCACCTTTATTATCGTTCCAGG GAATCCAGTCAGCCGAGATTCCTGGAGGCTGGCCCCAGTTCGCAGACCGTTTCGACGCTGACCCGTCAAGGTCTGGAGATCGTGGAGCTTCTGCGAGAGGCCGAGAGACACGGCTACTCGACGGATGACGTTCAAGTGGCTTTGTCGCAGGGTTCCAGCAACCCTATCGACTGGCTGAAGACGCAATGGCCTCATCTGGTGGAAACGGTACAGGTTCTGGCGACCACTCAAGGAAAAGAATTGAAGGAGAACAATGTAGGGGTGCTTTCGGCCGCAGAAGCGAAAGAAGCTTTAAGACTGACGAAAGGAGACGTTTGGAACGCTGTCGCGATAGCGATTCAACGTAGACAGTTAAAG TGCGAGGAAATCATGAAGAAAGGCAACTTCGCTATGCCGGAGGTGGTGAAAGCGTTGGAGAACAACGCCGGTGCCGAGGACGCGGCTTTGTTCGAGCTGCAAAAGAATCAATTGAAGCCTTTCTTGATGAGGATCTGGGGTCCTCCGGTCGGGGTGGAAAACGACGAGGCTGCACCGCGGGAAG ATGCGGCTGGTGCGGTCGGTGGTGGAGAGGGTGTTTCCGAACAGGTTTCCAACGTGTCGGACTCGGAAGCCAGGAAGCAGGTAATATCACCAATCGTTGAAAATTTCGTCGCGTTGCAGGCCGACTTTCAAAAGCAACTGGCAGCCCTCAGACAACTGACCGATAACTGGCAACTTGACAAAGACCCCCTGAACACGCTCGGTAATAAGCCTGATAATCTGTATGAAAGTAACGCTGACCATCGAATTCTAATTAATCCAAATCTGGTCCCAAGGGCCGCACAACACCTCGATCTAGCCGAGACTGTTCACGTTCAGACATTGGAGAACGAGCAGTCGAAGAGACCCCTCGAAAATGAAATCGAAACACCGATGATTAATAATGATGTTATAGTTGAGAAAGCGAACGAACCTGTCGACATCAAAGAcagtattcaaaataataatttaaaagaaagagaaattttaatctccGATAAGGATGAAAATGATCcactaataaaaaatgaaacttcaGTTGTTAAAAAAGCTGatcaaattattcaaaatgacAATTCTCTgagaaatttaaatgaaaaggAAACAGTGGAAATAATTCTAGTTTCTGACAAACAGAAAGAAGTAGAAAATGAAACGGTAgttgaagaaataaatgtaCAAAAGAGTGTTGCAGAAAATTTGCTGCAAGAAAATTCGAACGATAAAACAGCGAAGGTAAATTCAGTCACAAATAAtgagagaaaagaaacagaaaatcTTAAGGAGAAGGAAAATTCAGAAGAAAAACCCGTCTCCGGCTCAAGTGTGAGAAAAGATAAGTCAAATGTAGAATTCAAAGCAAACGATGTAGTTTCGAAAGTAAGCGTAGGAAGTGTGGATGTAGAAGTAGATGAAAGGGAAGACAAAGAATCGCTTGGTTCGCGCGTTAAAGAAAACGAAACGATGTCCCGAAAGAGTTCAGATCCTCTGGAAAGCAGCGTGCAAGTAGATAAAGCTGCTCCTTCACGCTTGAAAGAAGACGAAACGTCCCAAAAGGTTTCAGATCCTCAACAAAGGACACTGGACGCGAATAAAGATTCCTCTTCATCGAGCATTCCCTTGCAATCTAACATGGCAGAAAATTCGTCGGAAAATCAGCAATCTGATTTAACAAACCAACAAGATAAATCCCAGCAGAACATAATTAATGTATCCAAATCCTCTTCTGAAACTCCAAACGTTGACGAATCAACGAATAAATCAAATAAAGTAGAAAATGATCCTGTGATGCAACAAAATTCTgaacaattaattattgataatGCTAATGAAGAGAGTTCGCAGAAGAGCAGCGAAACACAAGTGGCCTCTGTAGAAGCACTGATATCCGCTGTGAAATCATTACCAGAACAACTATTGGGTCCATTTATATCAGCAATGCAGATGCTTTCACCGAAAAGATTGAATATCGAGCCTGTTCAAATTTCCACCGAAAcggtggaaaataaaattgaagagaaagaaattgtAACGAAGGAAGGGGGAGCTGAAATCACGGTGGAGCCTGCGACGACCGCGGAAGACATCGAGAAACTACGCGATCTTGAAAGG AGAATAGCGCGTCGTCTGTTGGCCGAAGGAAAAGCGTCGAATTACGACGAAGCGGAAGTGGCCGCCAGTTTGCTGGCCCTGAAATTCGGAGACGTCGAGGCTCTTCAAGCGGCCAAAGAATGCTCCAGCGTGGAATCGGCGTTGGCTTTCTTACAGCAAGAATGCGAGCTCTGCACCGGTCGTTTTGCGATGAGTCAG ATGGTGTCGATGCTGAAGTGCGTGCATCGATGCTGCAACGAGTGCGCGAAGAATTACTTCACCATTCAGATCAGCGACAGGAACATCACCGACGCGGTTTGCCCGTTCTGCAAGGAACCTAATCTGAAGGACGCGAACGAGGACGAGGTGCTCGAGTACTTCAGTAATCTCGACATACAGCTGAAGACACTTTTAGATCCTCCTATTCACGAACTCTTCCAGAGGAAACTGAGGGATAGAACGCTGATGCAGGATCCCAATTTCAAGTGGTGCATTCAG TGCTCGAGCGGATTTTACGCGGATCCGGATCAGAAACGATTAATTTGTCCCGATTGTCGATCGGTCACCTGCGCGCAATGTCGAAGACCG TGGGAGAAACAGCACCAAGGAATTACGTGCGAGCAATTCGCCGCTTGGAAAGATCAGAACGACCCGGATAATCAAGCCGCAGGTTTAGCTAAGCATCTGGCTGATAATGGGATAGATTGTCCTAAATGCaaatttcgttattctttgTCACGAGGAG GTTGCATGCACTTCACGTGCAGTCAATGCAAATACGAGTTTTGCTGCGGTTGTGGCAAGGCATTCATGATGGGAGCGAAATGCTCGGTCAGTCCTTATTGCGCGAAACTGGGCCTTCACGCTCATCATCCGCGAAACTGTCTCTTTTATCTTCGCGATAAGGAGCCGGCGCAGTTGCAACAGCTGTTAAAAGATAATGGAATCGAGTACGATACAGACGGTCCGGCCGGGGAACGCAAGTGCAAAGTGCAGTTGCAGAAAGAAACTCCCACCGGTGTCGTGGACGCGATATGCAACTCGGACGTGGTCGAGGGACACGCTGGTCTCTGCAG GATTCACTATATCGAGTATCTAGTCCGATTGATCCGGCAAACCCAACTGGAACCACTTTCGTTGCTAAATATAGACGATCTTGAGACTTGTGTCAGACGCGCTGGGATAAAGTTGCCATCAAACTG GCAGCACTACATTGAATACTTGGCGGGCCTGGTACTGAAGGGCAAACTGGATCCCGTGGCGATCTTTGACTTGAACGACGCCAAGCAAGAACTGCGCCGTCGGGGAAAAGTTCCCCCTGCGAAGGACCAGGAAATGTCCGAGCGGGATTATCTCGAGGCGTGCATTCAG GTTGTACGAAAAGAGATTCCACTGGAGTAA